The following are encoded together in the Lathyrus oleraceus cultivar Zhongwan6 chromosome 3, CAAS_Psat_ZW6_1.0, whole genome shotgun sequence genome:
- the LOC127128096 gene encoding protein FAR-RED ELONGATED HYPOCOTYL 3, which produces MDNTYKTNKYRQPLFEIVGITSTELTFAVAFAYMESEQIENFCWVLEKLKELFVKKDLCPQVILTDRDLALMKAIEIMFPKSINLLCRFHINAGAKCKQHVVNDLQKTIDTLWMEVVWASDEVEYGQPLHQLEQACVDYSGFINYMKDTWLTPHRHRFVGARINQVLHLGNTTTNRVESAH; this is translated from the exons atggataacacctacaagacaaacaaatatagacaacctttatttgaaattgttggcataacatcaaccgagttgacttttgctgttgcatttgcgtatatggagtctgagcagatagagaatttttgctgggtattggagaaacttaaagaattgtttgtgaagaaagatttgtgcccacaagtgattttgacagatagagatcttgctttgatgaaagcaattgaaattATGTTTCCCAAgtcgattaatttgctatgtagatttcacattaacgctggtgccaaatgcaaacaacatgtggtgaatgacctgcaaaagacgatagacacattatggatggaagttgtttgggctagtgatgaggttgagtatggtcaaccgttgcatcaacttgagcaagcatgtgttgattatagtggatttattaattatatgaaagacacatggttgactccacatagacatagatttgttggagcacGGATTAATCAagtgctacatttgggtaacacaacgactaatcg ggttgaatctgctcattag